One genomic window of Salvia miltiorrhiza cultivar Shanhuang (shh) chromosome 4, IMPLAD_Smil_shh, whole genome shotgun sequence includes the following:
- the LOC131021777 gene encoding RNA-binding protein P-like, giving the protein MAKTKARKRKPSKKSEAAPTTPKICKKIKKQKKSKLPKSEPHDSDSDSDPNTKIQTLLEPLSKDQLIALVIDLSSSNDQLRSLVKSAADQDIGHRKIFVHGLGWDASRELLESVFRAYGEIEELNVVSDRATGKCKGYGFITFKSMKSAKKLLKTPTIQVGNRVTSCQLASEGPPGPATAGIVSKKQFSASDYPQRKIYVSNVPLNASPEKLRVFFEKFGEIENGPKGMDPTTGRFKGYAIFVFKTLEGAKKVLEEPVKFFEGCQLHCRKAAEGKGQVASGAASITTALQPVQPQMLAAVAAAQQAQNMALLGQQAGLVNPLYGGGLITNANLGALMGGYYGMMGGGVQGLGLGAYGGVSGGGNNGSSGAMLQGLQYAYPSVQTGQSSSSLAKAPGAGGINYSQTQ; this is encoded by the exons ATGGCGAAAACCAAAGCGAGGAAACGAAAACCCTCGAAGAAGTCGGAGGCGGCGCCTACAACTCCTAAAATCTGCAAAAAAATCAAGAAGCAGAAGAAATCCAAGCTCCCTAAATCAGAACCCCACGATTCAGACTCAGATTCCGATCCCAATACCAAAATCCAAACCCTACTAGAACCTTTGTCCAAGGATCAGCTCATTGCTCTCGTAATAGACCTCTCCTCTTCCAACGACCAACTCCGCTCCCTCGTCAAATCCGCCGCCGACCAAGACATCGGCCACCGCAAAATATTCGTGCACGGCCTCGGTTGGGACGCCTCGCGCGAATTACTTGAGTCCGTTTTTAGGGCTTACGGCGAGATTGAGGAGCTCAATGTGGTGAGTGATCGGGCTACCGGAAAATGTAAGGGTTACGGTTTCATTACGTTTAAATCGATGAAATCTGcgaaaaaattgttgaaaaccCCTACGATTCAAGTGGGAAACCGTGTAACCTCGTGCCAATTGGCGTCGGAGGGCCCGCCTGGCCCTGCCACGGCCGGGATAGTTTCGAAGAAGCAATTTTCTGCGTCGGATTACCCGCAGCGGAAGATTTATGTGAGTAACGTGCCGCTGAATGCGAGCCCGGAGAAATTGCGGGTTTTCTTCgaaaaatttggagaaattgagAACGGGCCCAAGGGAATGGACCCGACGACGGGGAGATTTAAAGGGTATGCTATTTTCGTATTCAAGACTTTGGAGGGGGCTAAGAAGGTGTTGGAGGAGCCGGTTAAGTTTTTTGAAGGGTGTCAGCTGCATTGCCGGAAGGCAGCTGAGGGGAAGGGTCAGGTGGCCAGCGGGGCAGCGTCTATAACGACTGCTTTGCAGCCGGTGCAGCCGCAGATGCTGGCTGCGGTGGCGGCAGCTCAGCAGGCGCAGAATATGGCTTTGCTGGGGCAGCAGGCAGGGCTTGTGAATCCTTTGTATGGTGGTGGTTTGATTACTAACGCAAACCTGGGTGCGCTTATGGGTGGGTATTATGGGATGATGGGGGGAGGGGTGCAGGGCTTGGGATTAGGCGCCTATGGTGGTGTTTCTGGTGGTGGCAATAATGGGTCGAGTGGAGCGATGCTTCAGGGATTGCAGTATGCATACCCAAGTGTACAGACTGGGCAATCTTCTTCATCCTTGGCTAAGGCTCCAGGGGCTGGTGGAATCAATTACTCCCAAACTCAATG A